A region from the Desulfomarina profundi genome encodes:
- a CDS encoding NADH-quinone oxidoreductase subunit B — translation MALGLEANLGDTVITTKLDEIVNWGRQYSLWPFVFGTACCAIEFMSAAASQHDISRYGAEVVRFSPRQADLMLVCGTISYKQAPILKRIYEQIAEPKWVMAIGACASSGGIYDNYCTVQGIDTVIPVDVYISGCPPRPEAILDGLMKIQDQIKGESVLKDRHKDFKGILD, via the coding sequence TTGGCGTTAGGATTGGAAGCAAATCTCGGCGACACGGTTATCACTACCAAGCTTGATGAAATAGTCAACTGGGGCAGACAGTATTCCCTGTGGCCATTCGTTTTTGGAACAGCCTGCTGTGCAATTGAATTTATGAGTGCGGCGGCAAGCCAGCATGACATCTCCAGGTACGGTGCGGAGGTCGTCAGGTTCTCACCAAGGCAGGCGGATCTCATGCTTGTCTGCGGAACTATCAGCTATAAACAGGCTCCGATTCTGAAAAGAATCTACGAACAGATTGCAGAACCCAAATGGGTAATGGCCATTGGTGCCTGCGCAAGCTCCGGGGGCATTTACGACAATTACTGCACAGTTCAGGGAATTGATACGGTGATTCCAGTCGACGTGTATATCTCCGGCTGCCCGCCACGACCTGAAGCAATTCTGGATGGGTTGATGAAGATCCAGGACCAGATTAAAGGCGAAAGTGTTCTGAAAGACCGCCATAAAGACTTTAAAGGGATTCTCGACTGA
- the ndhC gene encoding NADH-quinone oxidoreductase subunit A, whose amino-acid sequence MSTELVLSATALIGIAVLVPVMMVLTAVLGPRSKGKVKNEAYESGIGSMIGGADQKFSVKFYLLAILFLIFDIEAVFMYPWAVSVRELGWFGFTEMVVFMLLLLTGLIYILKKGVLNWR is encoded by the coding sequence ATGTCAACTGAACTTGTTCTTTCGGCAACAGCTCTGATCGGGATTGCTGTTCTTGTCCCTGTCATGATGGTCCTCACTGCAGTTCTTGGACCCCGTTCCAAAGGAAAAGTAAAAAACGAAGCCTACGAAAGCGGTATCGGGTCCATGATCGGCGGGGCCGACCAGAAGTTCAGCGTCAAGTTTTACCTGCTGGCAATTCTCTTCCTGATCTTCGATATTGAAGCGGTATTTATGTATCCATGGGCTGTATCCGTCCGGGAACTCGGGTGGTTCGGTTTTACTGAAATGGTTGTCTTCATGCTGCTTCTGCTTACCGGACTCATCTATATCTTAAAGAAAGGGGTGCTCAATTGGCGTTAG